From Vibrio crassostreae, one genomic window encodes:
- a CDS encoding LolA family protein produces MNLFKRSRKYINIALIGLTAMMASGLVSAKENSAAVNSISELQTVLSENSIVRGEFTQTRNMEMFAQPLTSQGTFLLDKSSGLLWTQTTPFPVNLVLTDNKLSQRFTDQPAKIITDKENPMAFYFSHIFLSVFHGDTQKLQEQFALNFEPATNTSSDENVQAWTLTLKPKNAPMNAVFEAITLQGNSDIERIELKEIRGDSTVIEFSQLSHLPEVLSDAEAKQFQL; encoded by the coding sequence ATGAATCTGTTTAAACGCAGTCGCAAATACATCAATATCGCGCTAATTGGACTTACTGCGATGATGGCAAGCGGCCTTGTAAGCGCCAAAGAAAACTCTGCTGCTGTCAATTCTATTTCAGAGCTGCAGACGGTGCTCAGCGAAAATAGTATTGTGCGTGGTGAGTTCACTCAAACACGCAATATGGAGATGTTCGCCCAGCCTTTAACGTCACAAGGTACATTTCTGTTAGACAAATCAAGTGGCTTACTCTGGACACAAACCACTCCGTTTCCCGTGAACTTAGTGCTCACCGATAACAAACTGAGCCAAAGGTTTACCGATCAACCCGCAAAAATCATCACCGACAAAGAAAATCCAATGGCGTTTTATTTCAGCCATATCTTCTTGTCAGTGTTTCATGGGGACACGCAAAAACTTCAGGAACAGTTCGCACTCAATTTTGAGCCCGCAACTAACACCAGCTCTGATGAAAATGTACAAGCATGGACACTGACTCTAAAGCCCAAAAATGCACCGATGAATGCGGTGTTTGAGGCTATCACGCTGCAAGGCAACAGCGATATTGAACGTATTGAGTTGAAAGAGATTCGTGGAGATAGCACAGTGATCGAATTCAGTCAGTTAAGCCATCTACCGGAAGTATTATCAGATGCTGAAGCGAAACAATTCCAACTCTAG
- a CDS encoding acyl-CoA thioesterase, translated as MSEILHPLQSEVTLITSFQDADPMGVIYHGNYFRFFEEVRRIMMDKIEYNYHEMKDSGYMWPIIDTRVKYIKAIPFNHKIKVTAKLTEWENRLRVDYEIHDALTGARMTRAHTMQVAVTIEEQEMCFASPKVFTDKVEHWHQFGCLPLATEHQTQTSNPQQVNHESV; from the coding sequence ATGTCTGAAATCCTTCACCCATTACAATCTGAGGTGACGCTTATCACCTCATTCCAAGATGCCGACCCAATGGGCGTGATCTATCACGGCAACTACTTCCGATTCTTTGAAGAAGTTAGGCGCATCATGATGGATAAGATTGAGTACAACTACCATGAGATGAAGGATTCTGGCTACATGTGGCCTATCATCGATACCCGCGTGAAATACATTAAGGCGATACCGTTTAATCACAAGATTAAGGTAACGGCGAAACTCACCGAGTGGGAAAATCGCCTGCGCGTCGATTATGAAATTCATGATGCTCTAACCGGTGCTCGAATGACACGTGCTCACACCATGCAGGTTGCCGTCACCATCGAAGAACAAGAGATGTGCTTTGCCTCACCCAAAGTGTTTACTGACAAAGTCGAACACTGGCACCAATTTGGTTGCTTACCTCTAGCAACTGAACATCAAACACAAACCTCTAACCCACAGCAGGTGAACCATGAATCTGTTTAA
- a CDS encoding HAL/PAL/TAL family ammonia-lyase, producing MTKKNPNSITFGAERLTIEDVVAISQGAKASMNSSNEFTSKIDRGVAFLERLLKEEGVIYGVTTGYGDSCTVAIPPNLVDELPLHLTRFHGCGLGEILSHEQARAVLATRLCSLSQGVSGVTHDLLNQIVTLINQNISPRIPQEGSVGASGDLTPLSYLAAALIGERDVIYKGEIRPTSDVYKELGISPIKLKPKEGLALMNGTSVMTALACIAYKRAEYLAQLSTKITAMVSVGMHGNDFHFDEALFAVKPHPGQQQVAAWLRDDLQADRPPRNSDRLQDRYSLRCAPHVIGVVQDSLPWLRQMIENELNSANDNPIIDGDNERVLHGGHFYGGHIAMAMDTLKTAVANLADLLDRQMAQLMDYKFNNGLPFNLTGAEGERKPINHGFKAVQIGVSAWTAEALKHTMPASVFSRSTECHNQDKVSMGTIAARDCLRVLELTEQVAAASLLAGTQALELRKRHNELDEHHMSENLKHIRDEVLKEFEFIVEDRPLEGDLRHFIARIQSQHWSLYS from the coding sequence ATGACGAAAAAGAATCCAAATAGCATCACTTTTGGTGCCGAACGCCTCACGATTGAGGATGTTGTCGCTATCTCACAGGGCGCAAAAGCCTCGATGAATTCAAGTAACGAGTTCACATCTAAGATCGACCGAGGTGTCGCTTTCTTAGAACGCCTATTGAAAGAAGAAGGTGTGATTTACGGTGTAACGACGGGTTACGGTGACTCATGTACGGTTGCGATTCCGCCAAACCTAGTTGACGAGCTACCACTGCATTTAACACGTTTTCACGGCTGTGGTTTAGGTGAAATATTGTCTCACGAACAAGCTCGTGCAGTCCTTGCAACTCGTCTTTGTTCGTTATCACAAGGTGTCTCTGGTGTGACTCACGATCTGCTCAATCAAATCGTTACCCTGATCAACCAAAATATTTCACCGCGTATTCCTCAAGAAGGATCGGTGGGTGCCAGTGGCGACTTAACACCTCTGTCTTACTTAGCTGCAGCCCTGATCGGCGAGCGCGATGTTATCTACAAGGGTGAAATTCGCCCAACCAGTGACGTCTACAAAGAGCTAGGCATTAGCCCTATCAAACTCAAGCCAAAAGAAGGCTTAGCATTGATGAATGGTACATCAGTGATGACGGCACTGGCTTGTATCGCCTACAAACGCGCAGAATATCTAGCTCAGCTATCAACTAAGATCACTGCAATGGTATCTGTCGGCATGCATGGCAACGACTTCCACTTCGATGAAGCGCTATTTGCTGTTAAACCACATCCAGGCCAGCAGCAAGTTGCAGCATGGCTGCGTGATGATCTGCAAGCGGATCGCCCGCCACGTAACAGTGATCGCCTCCAAGATCGTTACTCTCTGCGCTGTGCTCCACATGTTATCGGCGTGGTTCAAGACTCTCTGCCTTGGCTACGCCAAATGATCGAGAACGAGCTAAACAGTGCCAACGACAACCCAATTATCGATGGTGATAATGAGCGCGTACTGCACGGTGGACACTTCTACGGTGGACACATTGCAATGGCGATGGATACGTTAAAAACTGCAGTTGCGAACCTTGCTGATCTGCTTGACCGTCAAATGGCTCAGCTGATGGACTACAAGTTCAACAACGGTTTGCCATTCAACCTAACGGGTGCTGAAGGCGAACGTAAGCCAATCAACCACGGCTTTAAAGCAGTACAGATTGGCGTTTCAGCTTGGACAGCAGAAGCATTGAAACACACCATGCCAGCAAGCGTATTCTCTCGCTCAACTGAGTGTCACAACCAAGATAAAGTGAGTATGGGCACCATCGCAGCTCGTGACTGTTTACGCGTTCTAGAGCTAACCGAACAAGTGGCAGCAGCGTCACTACTGGCGGGGACACAAGCACTCGAACTTCGTAAGCGCCACAATGAGCTTGATGAGCACCACATGAGTGAGAACCTCAAGCACATTCGCGACGAAGTGCTTAAGGAGTTTGAATTTATCGTAGAAGATCGACCACTTGAAGGCGATCTACGCCACTTCATTGCTCGTATTCAAAGTCAGCACTGGTCACTTTACTCATAA
- a CDS encoding glycosyltransferase family 2 protein, with translation MNSTPVEATSQHHTKESSYKACFLIPCFNHGATMPAVVSSLHHFELPIIIVDDGSELTTKQFLSPLAENSNVTLVTLEQNQGKGGAVKAGIKKAQRLGFSHAIQIDADGQHDLEALPILIEASQAKPQRLISGQPIYDDSVPKARLYGRYATHIWVWIETLSLSIKDSMCGFRAYPINQTQTVLNKYDVGSRMDFDIEILVRLYWEGCDIDFVETRVIYPENGISHFDALWDNVKISWMHTRLFFGMLPRAPKLIARHFKSDSADNNPNLSTDSEPQASEQPHWSRTQERGTVLGIKLLLAIYTLLGRGVFNLILRGVMRYYHLTGQRARNASEQYLFQLKAYAEQQNIELPGELTSYKHLLSFGHTMLDKLAAWKGDFSADNLTIHGQDQFESMVANKQGVLILGSHLGNIELCRALGRRHSNIKINALVFTEHAERFNSVMKAVNPQSDLNLIQVTSMGPDTAILLQQKLEQGEWIVIVGDRTSTSKESRSVWAEFLGKEAPFPQGPFMLASVLKAPVFLLFGLRDDSQSKPHFNVYFEHFSDKIELPRKTREQSLQQVVQKYADRLQHYTLQAPLQWYNFFNFWTLSNQHHDEKESK, from the coding sequence GTGAATAGCACTCCCGTCGAGGCTACTTCTCAACACCACACAAAAGAAAGCAGCTACAAGGCTTGCTTCCTTATCCCGTGCTTTAACCATGGCGCAACCATGCCGGCTGTGGTGTCGTCACTCCATCATTTTGAGTTACCGATCATCATCGTTGACGATGGCAGTGAACTCACAACAAAACAGTTTCTGTCTCCCCTAGCAGAGAATTCAAACGTAACCTTGGTGACGCTTGAACAGAACCAAGGTAAAGGCGGCGCAGTAAAAGCCGGAATCAAAAAAGCGCAGCGACTAGGCTTTAGCCACGCTATTCAGATAGATGCTGATGGGCAACACGACCTGGAAGCCTTGCCAATATTGATTGAGGCCTCACAAGCTAAGCCACAACGTCTGATATCAGGCCAGCCTATCTACGACGACAGCGTACCCAAAGCAAGGCTCTATGGGCGCTACGCGACACATATCTGGGTATGGATAGAAACCCTTTCTTTATCAATTAAAGACAGCATGTGTGGCTTTAGAGCGTATCCTATCAACCAAACTCAAACTGTGTTGAATAAGTACGATGTTGGTTCGAGAATGGACTTCGATATCGAGATTTTGGTTCGCCTGTATTGGGAAGGTTGCGACATAGACTTCGTTGAAACGCGCGTTATCTATCCTGAGAACGGCATCTCTCATTTCGATGCGTTGTGGGATAACGTCAAAATCAGTTGGATGCATACACGTCTATTCTTCGGCATGCTACCAAGAGCACCAAAACTGATTGCTCGCCATTTCAAATCCGATTCAGCTGATAATAACCCAAATTTATCGACTGATTCAGAGCCTCAAGCTTCTGAACAACCACACTGGTCCCGCACTCAAGAACGCGGCACAGTATTAGGCATTAAGCTGTTATTAGCCATTTATACCTTGTTAGGTCGCGGTGTGTTCAACCTCATTCTGCGTGGTGTGATGCGTTACTACCACTTGACGGGCCAGCGTGCGCGAAACGCTTCCGAACAATATCTATTCCAATTAAAAGCCTATGCGGAACAGCAAAATATTGAGCTCCCCGGAGAACTAACCAGTTACAAACATCTGCTTTCATTTGGCCATACGATGCTCGACAAGCTCGCGGCATGGAAAGGTGATTTCTCGGCAGATAACCTGACTATTCATGGCCAAGACCAGTTCGAGAGCATGGTGGCAAATAAGCAAGGTGTGCTAATCCTTGGATCTCACCTTGGCAATATTGAGCTGTGCCGAGCTTTGGGTCGCAGACACTCGAACATTAAAATCAACGCTCTGGTTTTCACTGAGCACGCTGAACGTTTTAATTCAGTAATGAAAGCAGTTAACCCGCAGTCTGATTTAAACCTGATTCAAGTGACATCAATGGGGCCAGATACGGCTATCTTATTACAACAGAAGTTGGAGCAAGGAGAATGGATCGTAATTGTTGGCGATAGAACTTCCACCAGCAAAGAGAGCCGCTCAGTATGGGCTGAGTTCTTAGGTAAGGAAGCTCCATTCCCTCAAGGTCCATTTATGTTAGCCTCTGTGCTAAAAGCACCCGTATTTTTACTGTTTGGCCTACGTGACGACTCACAATCTAAGCCGCATTTTAATGTTTATTTCGAGCATTTTAGCGACAAAATCGAGCTACCAAGAAAGACTCGCGAACAATCTTTACAGCAAGTCGTGCAGAAATACGCAGACCGACTTCAGCACTACACACTGCAAGCACCGCTTCAGTGGTACAACTTTTTTAACTTTTGGACATTGAGCAACCAGCACCATGACGAAAAAGAATCCAAATAG
- a CDS encoding ApeI family dehydratase, which produces MDKRKPNIIAVDTVENESTLTLHVSGDITDFKGHFKSFPILPGVTQIDWALHYAIQELGVPGFFKGMEVIKFQEPILPDATIQLSLKWDADKDKLSFSYTSNNGEQTHSSGKMKLGEKSE; this is translated from the coding sequence ATGGATAAAAGAAAACCAAACATCATTGCTGTAGACACGGTAGAAAATGAATCGACCCTGACACTTCATGTTAGCGGAGATATCACCGATTTTAAGGGGCACTTCAAGAGCTTCCCTATTCTACCTGGCGTCACGCAAATTGATTGGGCACTTCACTACGCAATCCAAGAGTTAGGCGTTCCTGGTTTCTTTAAAGGAATGGAAGTCATCAAGTTCCAAGAGCCTATCCTGCCTGATGCTACAATCCAGCTATCACTCAAATGGGATGCTGACAAAGACAAGCTGAGCTTCAGTTACACCTCAAACAACGGTGAACAGACCCACTCTTCAGGCAAAATGAAGCTGGGAGAGAAAAGTGAATAG
- a CDS encoding AMP-binding protein, with the protein MTQTVSYTSLSELLSQDRAPESIVCFDDNSEITWQTFNDDLSQLVQFLSLSPFQRIAICTQDSYLFAVAFLACAAANKHIILPGNYQPCALAELSKQFDCLLVDNSIGEVEVSDVRNIQTLLDSNTEAQKPLTENLTTIDLATVPLTLFTSGSSGTPKAIDKTLEHLDIETAQLHKNWDALLKGNRIQSTVSHQHIYGLLFRILWPLCSGVPFARNNLEYPEQILSHANKNCVLISSPALLKRLKHETNKVQLAGIFSSGGPLPTESAHQSRDLLGHLPIEVFGSTETGGIAFRQQESAQTPWQLFDCIEASLNSENCIKLLSPYIDKNSWYQTADECEMVSDNQFILKGRTDRVIKIEEKRVSLVEVEKRLEQLPWISECVVIPFEEPERLILASVLVLSDEGQAALSTMSKGKFWLMLRTELRKWLEPIAIPRKYRIVDEIPLNSQGKRLTSHIEQLIKS; encoded by the coding sequence ATGACCCAAACCGTATCTTACACCTCGTTGTCTGAGCTTCTCAGCCAGGACAGAGCCCCTGAATCTATTGTCTGCTTTGACGACAATAGCGAGATTACGTGGCAAACATTTAACGACGACTTATCTCAACTCGTACAATTTTTGTCTTTATCCCCTTTTCAACGAATCGCGATTTGTACCCAAGACAGCTACCTATTTGCGGTGGCCTTTTTGGCATGTGCAGCAGCCAACAAACACATCATCTTACCGGGCAACTACCAGCCATGTGCGCTTGCTGAGTTAAGTAAGCAGTTTGATTGCCTGCTAGTTGATAACTCGATTGGCGAAGTTGAGGTGAGTGACGTTCGTAATATCCAAACCTTATTGGATTCAAACACTGAAGCACAAAAACCTCTAACCGAGAATCTTACGACCATTGATTTGGCAACAGTCCCATTAACTCTGTTCACTTCAGGTTCAAGTGGCACGCCAAAAGCGATAGATAAAACGTTAGAACACCTAGATATTGAAACGGCTCAGTTACACAAGAACTGGGATGCTTTACTCAAGGGAAACCGAATCCAAAGCACCGTTTCCCACCAACACATCTATGGCCTGCTGTTTAGAATCTTATGGCCGCTCTGTTCTGGTGTGCCATTTGCTCGAAACAACCTTGAGTACCCAGAACAAATTCTGTCTCATGCCAATAAAAACTGTGTTCTGATCAGCAGCCCTGCGCTACTCAAGCGATTAAAGCATGAGACCAACAAGGTACAACTTGCAGGAATCTTCTCTTCAGGTGGCCCATTGCCTACCGAGTCGGCTCACCAGTCACGAGATCTACTAGGACATTTACCTATCGAGGTATTTGGCAGCACAGAGACCGGTGGCATCGCCTTTCGCCAACAAGAGAGCGCTCAAACCCCTTGGCAACTTTTTGACTGTATTGAGGCTAGTCTCAACAGTGAGAATTGCATTAAGTTATTGTCGCCCTACATCGATAAGAATAGCTGGTATCAAACCGCTGATGAATGCGAAATGGTCTCGGATAATCAATTCATATTGAAAGGCCGAACCGACCGCGTGATCAAGATAGAAGAAAAACGAGTATCACTGGTTGAAGTGGAGAAACGACTTGAGCAACTGCCTTGGATAAGCGAATGCGTGGTGATTCCATTTGAGGAGCCTGAGCGATTAATCTTAGCCTCTGTTTTGGTATTATCAGATGAAGGCCAAGCCGCTCTATCGACCATGAGCAAAGGCAAATTCTGGTTGATGCTGCGTACAGAGCTCAGAAAGTGGTTAGAGCCAATCGCTATCCCACGAAAGTATCGTATTGTTGATGAGATTCCTCTCAACAGCCAAGGCAAGCGATTAACGTCTCACATAGAACAGCTAATAAAATCATAG
- a CDS encoding COG4648 family protein produces MRPLLTLLSAIILFTYPIAVYFGLNKFGLQTVGIALAAIFAVRIFTGGQAKIKELKHLAWISGSAGIVLLALGLAFKQHGWLTYYPVIVNVCMLVVFASSLWQPQTIIERLARLQEPELPQSGVDYTRKVTKMWCLFFVINGSIALYTCFQPLEVWTLYNGLLSYLFAGLLFAGEWVVRQRIRQS; encoded by the coding sequence ATGCGTCCTCTGCTGACTTTACTGTCGGCAATTATACTTTTCACTTATCCAATAGCGGTTTACTTTGGACTCAACAAGTTTGGCTTACAAACCGTTGGTATTGCCTTAGCCGCTATCTTTGCTGTACGCATTTTCACCGGCGGTCAGGCTAAAATCAAAGAGCTAAAACACCTAGCTTGGATCAGTGGAAGTGCCGGTATTGTTCTGCTGGCTTTAGGCTTAGCCTTTAAGCAACACGGCTGGCTAACCTATTATCCCGTTATCGTTAATGTTTGTATGCTGGTTGTATTCGCTTCGAGCCTATGGCAACCACAAACGATTATCGAACGTCTTGCTCGCCTTCAAGAGCCTGAACTTCCGCAAAGTGGCGTTGATTACACACGAAAAGTCACCAAAATGTGGTGCTTGTTCTTTGTTATCAATGGCTCTATTGCCCTTTACACCTGCTTCCAACCGCTAGAAGTATGGACCCTATACAATGGCTTACTCAGCTATCTGTTTGCAGGGTTACTCTTTGCAGGAGAGTGGGTAGTAAGACAGCGCATTCGTCAGAGTTAA
- a CDS encoding acyl carrier protein, with product MTQANQQEVYNQVKDALIELFELDAEDITPEAHLYLDLDLDSIDAVDLVVHLQNVTGKKIKPEEFKAVRTVNDVVESVVELLKDA from the coding sequence ATGACACAAGCTAACCAACAAGAAGTATACAACCAGGTTAAAGATGCGCTTATTGAGCTGTTCGAGCTTGATGCTGAAGATATCACCCCTGAAGCTCATCTCTATCTTGATCTAGACCTAGACAGCATTGATGCCGTTGATTTGGTCGTTCACCTACAGAACGTCACAGGTAAGAAGATAAAACCTGAAGAGTTCAAAGCAGTGCGCACCGTTAATGACGTTGTCGAATCTGTGGTTGAACTATTGAAGGACGCCTAA
- a CDS encoding phosphopantetheine-binding protein has protein sequence METLHNELKQLIIDALNLEDMSIDEIETEAPLFGDGLGLDSIDALELGLAIKKKYNIVIDADDSNTRQHFASVENLANYISSQTNN, from the coding sequence GTGGAAACATTACACAACGAACTGAAACAACTGATCATCGACGCATTGAACCTTGAAGACATGAGCATTGATGAGATTGAAACGGAAGCTCCACTATTTGGTGATGGACTTGGACTGGACTCTATCGATGCCCTTGAGCTTGGCCTTGCTATCAAGAAAAAGTACAACATTGTTATCGATGCAGATGATTCAAACACTCGACAGCACTTTGCGTCAGTTGAAAATCTAGCGAACTACATCTCTTCTCAAACGAATAACTAG
- a CDS encoding lysophospholipid acyltransferase family protein, which yields MSRVDQYWRVFATGLCFTIFGLGGLVLSFLILPTIALTTPNTIKRELKAQRLIRFSFNAFCQIMKFTGAIDYRIDGAELLRNDRNCIIVANHPSLIDYVLIASQLPQCDCLVKAAIWENPFMKRIVKAAGYIPNQAPDDLLERCEERFSRGNVLLIFPEGTRTTPGIEPSLQRGAAQIATRTQTDLRVIHITVSPTFLTKEKKWYQVPASKPFFHVAVKGKIEVEPFIEGSNNLTSAARRLNHHLAQTIFPSEENI from the coding sequence ATGAGCAGAGTAGACCAGTATTGGCGAGTATTCGCGACAGGCCTCTGCTTTACCATCTTTGGTTTGGGTGGCTTAGTATTGAGCTTCTTAATCTTACCGACTATCGCGCTAACCACTCCCAATACCATTAAAAGAGAGCTTAAAGCACAGCGATTAATCCGTTTCTCATTCAATGCGTTTTGCCAGATCATGAAGTTCACCGGAGCAATCGATTACCGAATTGATGGTGCAGAACTACTGCGTAACGACCGTAACTGCATTATCGTCGCAAACCACCCAAGTTTGATTGACTATGTGCTGATCGCCTCCCAACTTCCTCAATGTGATTGCCTCGTCAAAGCGGCCATTTGGGAAAACCCTTTTATGAAAAGGATTGTCAAAGCGGCAGGTTATATACCGAACCAAGCTCCTGACGATCTTTTAGAGCGCTGTGAAGAACGCTTCTCACGTGGCAATGTCCTGCTGATTTTTCCCGAAGGAACTCGCACAACGCCAGGAATTGAACCATCCTTACAGCGTGGGGCGGCACAAATCGCGACTCGAACACAAACCGATTTACGCGTGATTCATATTACGGTTTCTCCGACATTCTTAACGAAAGAGAAAAAATGGTATCAAGTTCCTGCGTCGAAGCCCTTTTTTCATGTCGCGGTGAAAGGTAAAATAGAAGTCGAACCATTTATTGAAGGCTCAAATAATTTAACTTCGGCAGCAAGGCGCCTTAATCATCATCTTGCACAAACAATTTTCCCTTCCGAAGAAAACATTTAG
- a CDS encoding beta-ketoacyl synthase chain length factor, which translates to MSNQSQLMSFNIEKWSANSAGLNSIAEWQAWSTNLDWPQDGSTEFKAIPPMMRRRMSVQSKLAVQTALTLLKDTSIDYLVFASRHGELHRTATLIQSILEGDDASPMAFSQSVHNTAAGLTTIAAKAPIPLTSIAAGQDTFHNALIEAYLYLHQYPSHRVLVIDFDQPLPELYQEYETQNFADYALGLVLTAGSEYSITRTVETNQASSVLPQGLQTLQHILLGTNKWAIAGKHQTWSWVNNTETGTA; encoded by the coding sequence ATGTCAAATCAATCCCAATTAATGTCGTTTAATATTGAGAAATGGTCTGCAAATTCAGCGGGGCTCAATTCTATTGCTGAATGGCAAGCGTGGAGCACTAATTTAGATTGGCCACAAGATGGCTCAACTGAATTTAAAGCTATTCCTCCAATGATGCGCCGCCGAATGAGTGTGCAAAGCAAACTTGCTGTCCAAACCGCGTTAACCCTATTAAAAGACACCTCGATTGATTATCTGGTCTTTGCTAGCCGACATGGTGAGTTGCATCGAACCGCCACTTTGATTCAGTCGATATTAGAAGGTGACGATGCCTCACCAATGGCGTTCTCGCAGTCGGTACATAATACCGCAGCCGGTCTAACCACCATTGCCGCCAAAGCACCGATTCCACTGACTTCAATAGCCGCAGGGCAAGATACTTTCCATAACGCTCTGATCGAAGCTTATCTTTACCTTCATCAATATCCGTCGCATCGAGTGTTAGTTATCGATTTCGACCAACCTCTGCCCGAGCTCTACCAAGAGTACGAAACACAGAACTTTGCTGATTATGCGCTGGGCTTAGTGCTCACCGCTGGCAGTGAATACTCTATTACTAGGACAGTAGAGACCAACCAAGCATCTTCCGTGTTACCACAAGGGTTACAAACGCTCCAACATATCTTATTAGGTACAAATAAGTGGGCTATTGCTGGCAAGCACCAAACTTGGTCTTGGGTAAATAACACCGAGACAGGTACAGCGTAA
- a CDS encoding methyltransferase, translating to MSEYKLDPFNALEAKTEAQKLSFAPIVFHTARTLRDLGILKALDDAGNEGLSAESISESTGVSEYGVKVLLDMALSAHIVTWEKPNYKMANLGFYLLHDGMTNANMDFTADVCYAAMMHLTEAIEEGTPAGLKELGDWETIYQGLSQLPEKAKESWFKFDHFYSDRSFPVLLEKVFSKKPKSLVDIGGNTGKWAMQCCNHDADVKVTIVDLPQQLEMAMANAAKHGHQERVTPFPANMLDKQQTLPTGADVWWMSQFLDCFSPMEILSILKRVRSHMSEDATVYILELFWDSQKYDAASYSLNATSLYFTCLANGNSRFYRSEDFLEIVEEAGFEVVTRTDDIGLGHTLLELKAGAQ from the coding sequence GTGTCGGAATATAAATTAGATCCATTCAACGCATTAGAAGCAAAAACAGAAGCGCAGAAATTGTCTTTCGCTCCGATTGTTTTTCATACTGCTCGTACACTTCGTGATTTAGGCATTTTGAAAGCGTTAGATGACGCGGGCAACGAGGGTTTATCAGCAGAGTCTATCTCTGAATCGACCGGTGTCTCTGAGTACGGCGTGAAAGTCCTGCTCGATATGGCGTTAAGTGCTCATATTGTGACTTGGGAAAAGCCTAACTACAAAATGGCTAACCTTGGTTTCTACCTTCTGCATGATGGTATGACTAACGCAAACATGGATTTCACAGCCGATGTTTGTTATGCCGCGATGATGCATCTAACAGAAGCGATTGAAGAAGGCACACCTGCAGGCTTGAAAGAGTTGGGTGATTGGGAAACCATTTACCAAGGCTTGTCTCAATTGCCAGAAAAAGCAAAAGAGAGTTGGTTCAAGTTTGATCACTTCTATTCGGATCGCTCGTTCCCTGTGCTACTTGAAAAAGTCTTCAGCAAGAAACCTAAGTCGCTGGTGGATATCGGCGGCAACACGGGTAAGTGGGCGATGCAATGCTGCAACCATGATGCGGACGTTAAGGTGACGATTGTTGATTTGCCACAGCAGCTAGAAATGGCAATGGCAAACGCGGCGAAGCATGGTCATCAAGAGCGAGTCACGCCATTCCCAGCGAATATGCTCGATAAACAGCAAACTCTGCCAACGGGCGCGGATGTTTGGTGGATGAGTCAGTTCCTTGATTGTTTCTCGCCAATGGAGATTCTGAGCATATTAAAGCGCGTTCGCTCTCATATGTCAGAAGATGCGACTGTCTATATCCTTGAACTGTTTTGGGATTCACAGAAATACGATGCGGCTTCTTATAGCTTAAACGCGACGTCTCTCTACTTTACCTGCTTGGCCAATGGCAACAGTCGTTTTTACCGCAGTGAAGATTTCTTAGAGATTGTTGAAGAAGCGGGCTTTGAAGTGGTAACGCGTACCGACGATATCGGTCTTGGTCACACGCTTCTAGAATTGAAAGCTGGCGCGCAATAA